A single region of the Triticum dicoccoides isolate Atlit2015 ecotype Zavitan chromosome 2B, WEW_v2.0, whole genome shotgun sequence genome encodes:
- the LOC119366348 gene encoding uncharacterized protein LOC119366348, with translation MALPVIPSKLLADIFLRLPTPEDLIRASAVCVSFRRLVADRAFLRRFRKLHPPPLLGFVDYSGFHPAEPPHPSAPAASAVADDDFDFDFGFLPGSSLDWTVREVRDGRVLLDRPGRHEPLFKETVVCDPLHRQYLLLPPIPGDVAASVAVQLLIERRGFAGCFLVPSGDEEEADATETSFRVIWLVVLENKPVAAVFSSTTGQWRAITPLIWSLPGLQLSTWKFWFVSRHCAHGCFYWISGSIEKLIVLDIRKMEFSMVDHPPCARHLGDDVAIAEGGQGRTMMFVPKPDTKCLIYTVWWRNNGGNSTQWQMEKTISLDSDCVIEGAVGRHLLLYYVGVSSAKQGCYTQDVDTLQLERVCYSCPKQSQVYCNFPPSLLSSPTVSSVPRHADHRGVDDAVPAPEPREADLAGGPPCKRGRRSGRSGSRTLGGGSRWTGRRRLRLDPWWTRAWGRMRGQIKVLSRTAATKSLGGRGLP, from the exons ATGGCCTTGCCGGTGATCCCCAGCAAGCTCCTGGCGGATATCTTCCTCCGCCTTCCCACCCCAGAGGACCTCATCCGCGCCTCCGCCGTCTGCGTCTCCttccgccgcctcgtcgccgaccGCGCCTTCCTCCGGCGCTTCCGCAAGCTCCACCCTCCGCCCCTCCTCGGCTTCGTCGACTACAGCGGCTTCCACCCCGCCGAACCGCCTCATCCCTCCGCGCCGGCGGCCAGCGCCGTCGCCGACGACGACTTCGACTTCGACTTCGGCTTCCTCCCCGGGTCCTCCTTGGACTGGACCGTGCGTGAGGTCCGTGACGGCCGCGTCCTCCTCGACAGACCCGGCCGTCACGAGCCCCTCTTCAAGGAGACGGTGGTGTGCGACCCCCTGCACCGGCagtacctcctgcttcccccgatcCCCGGTGACGTAGCCGCTTCGGTTGCGGTCCAACTCCTGATAGAGAGGCGGGGCTTCGCCGGTTGCTTCCTCGTCCCTTCCGGCGACGAAGAAGAGGCAGACGCAACGGAGACGTCGTTCAGAGTGATCTGGCTGGTGGTGCTTGAAAATAAACCGGTCGCCGCTGTCTTCTCTTCCACCACAGGGCAATGGCGAGCCATTACACCCCTGATTTGGAGCTTACCTGGCTTACAGTTATCGACATGGAAGTTTTGGTTCGTGTCGCGCCACTGCGCGCATGGCTGCTTCTACTGGATTTCAGGTTCAATTGAAAAATTGATCGTGCTTGACATCCGTAAGATGGAGTTCTCCATGGTTGATCACCCACCCTGTGCCAGACATTTGGGCGATGATGTGGCCATCGCGGAGGGAGGCCAAGGCAGGACTATGATGTTTGTGCCTAAACCAGACACAAAATGCCTTATTTATACTGTTTGGTGGCGAAATAATGGTGGGAATTCCACCCAGTGGCAGATGGAGAAGACAATCTCGCTGGATTCTGACTGCGTAATCGAGGGTGCAGTTGGGAGGCACTTGCTCCTATATTATGTCGGAGTCTCGTCGGCCAAGCAAGGTTGTTACACGCAGGACGTCGACACATTGCAGCTTGAGAGGGTGTGTTATTCATGTCCAAAACAGTCACAAGTATATTGCAACTTCCCACCATCGTTATTATCATCACCGACAGTGTCAAGTG TCCCACGCCACGCCGACCACCGAGGAGTGGACGACGCTGTGCCGGCACCAGAACCACGAGAAGCTGACCTCGCTGGGGGACCGCCGTGCAAGCGCGGTCGTCGCAGCGGCCGCTCGGGCTCCAGAACCCTTGGAGGCGGGTCGCGGTGGACGGGGAGAAGGAGGCTGAGGCTTGACCCGTGGTGGACGAGGGCCTGGGGGCGGATGAGGGGCCAGATCAAGGTGTTGTCCAGGACGGCTGCGACCAAGTCCTTGGGCGGCAGGGGCTTGCCTTGA
- the LOC119366349 gene encoding chromatin structure-remodeling complex protein SYD-like yields MLPSTARPAGAAAYTQPQLRQMRAQCIVFLAFKNQMEPRKRHLEIALGEDDIDGAGCHGERTTTSSPSQASSSSAAPLPPPHLLSVSSLRLSPPVTEQEQENRERNDDPAAEHE; encoded by the exons ATGCTTCCTTCGACGGCTCGCCCTGCAGGTGCCGCGGCCTACACGCAGCCGCAGCTGAGGCAGATGAGGGCGCAGTGCATCGTCTTCCTCGCCTTCAA GAACCAGATGGAGCCCAGGAAGCGGCACCTCGAGATCGCGCTCGGTGAGGATGACATCGACGGAGCCGGCTGCCACGGCGAGAGGACGACGACGAGCTCACCTTCTCAAGCCTCGTCGTCCTCTGCCGCACCGTTGCCGCCGCCCCACCTCCTGTCCGTCTCATCGCTGCGGCTGTCCCCGCCGGTGACGGAGCAGGAGCAGGAGAATCGCGAACGCAACGACGACCCTGCAGCAGAACATGAGTAA